From Felis catus isolate Fca126 chromosome B4, F.catus_Fca126_mat1.0, whole genome shotgun sequence:
caagggaggggcgggggggggtgggggagggcgacagaggatccgaagcgggttccgGGCCCGATAGcgcagagcccgctgtggggctcgaacccaatgaactgtgagatcatgacctgagccacccaggcggccggAGACTATGTCTTTAAAAGACGCGGTggtgaaggagaagagagatgaGGAAAGGCAGGATTCAGGTCACACGGGACCTGGTGACACAGGAGCAGGCAGGCAGGGGGCCTGCAATGACAGTGATGAAGGGGAGCGGCGGGGAGCTGCGGAGGGAAGTTAGGCAGGAGGAGTGGGCCTCCGTGAGGGAGAGCTAGTAGGGGAAGGGGGCTCCAGAAGGGAGTGTTGTCCTTGGCACTTGCTGTGGGGGaaggccccaggccccagtggGACCCACGGGCCTGGGCTCAGGTGCGGGGAGCAGCCGGCCTGAAAGGGGGGCAGGGGCGTGCCTGGGCAGGGGCCacgggtggggggtgcagagtgAGGAGCCCGCAGGGGAGGCCGCGTGTGCGCTCAGGGCTCAGCATCCTGCCGAGGGGTTACTCACTGCTGACTCAGACCCAGGTGCTCATTTGCATGTTGTTCATGTCAAGCCAAAATGAGCAGGGATACCAGGGGGGCATCGCATCCCCTTTCTGAACAGAACCGCCCCAGATCTTCGAAGCGCTCCTGCTGCGGTGCTGAGTCTCTGTGACTTAGACATATTTCCTTTGTAAAGGGCTCTGTTCAGTCCTGCCCACGTGGCTGTCTGCGAAATGGAgcggagggggaaaaaaaaccactcaGGAAGTTCATTTCCTCCTTAAGAACATGGaggtaaaatttaattttaggttGAATGCTCCGAGCACGGCCCTTCCCGCTGCCAAATATTTTCCCTTATCATCTACCTCCTCCCCCAGAATGTAACCAGGACGGGAACACTGTTTTGTATGCCTGTGCCTAGAACGGTGCCCGACACACGGTAGGTGCTTGACAAACACAGGACGTGACTGAACGTCTCGTTCCAAGCACTTTCTCTAAACCTTGCAGCCCTTAGGCACCTCACAGTTTAGGAAAGACTGACTCTGAGAGGTTAAGCATTTCCCtaggtcagggcacctgggtggctcagtcagttaagcgtctgactcttggtttcggctcaggtcatgatctcatggttcatgagttcgagccccgtgttgggctctgtgctgacagcatggagcctgcttgggattctctctcttcttcgctctctgcccctccctcccactctctctctctctctccttcaaaataaataaacttaaaaaaaaaaaagccatttcccTAGGTCAATCAGactgcagggaaggggcaagtCCCTACCATTTCAAGCAGGACTTCCCGCATGTGCAGCAATAGTTCAAAAACTACTTATGAGTTTATTAGGTGACTACTCCTGTGAAACCTCTTCATGCTAACCCAACTCTGACAAGAACATCCCCGACAAGAACAAGCAAATGGACTGATTTCCACTCAAATATAAATAGCTTCCAAGGGGCTGAAATGCTCTGGCCAGCTGACTAGCTCAGTCTGTCCCAGTAGGTCAGGCCTACTAAGGAAGCCagaccccccccatccccccagtgGCTAGGAGCCCAAGCGGAGTTAAGTACTCTCGGGGAGACCGTGAACCAGCCCCATGAACTGGACACACAGAAGGCCCGTGGCCATTGGCCAGTCGGGGTGCCTGCCTCCACCAGGGCCAACGGCACACTGCTGGCCACTGGCCACCTAATGGGAGAGCCAGCCACCAGCCTTCAGCCCCCTTGTGTCCTTCCAGCTCTTCCTTTCAGGGAAAATACTTGAGCGACCGAACGATACTTAGGcgaaaatactgaaaatactcAAGCGACTGACTCATTCCAGCTCCATACCGGTTTTCGTCGATGCTCTCAGATAATTACATATTGTTGACGAGGGGAAACCCTACACATTGCAGGAAGTCACCTCGCAACAATTCTGACCGTAGTGTCTGGGGAAAGGCACCTCTCTGTGAATCCGGGCCTGTGTTTGGGTCCCTGCTGGCTTGAGCCACTACGCAGGGCGGTGTATGTGTCCTGGCTCTGACCTAAATTTTGGGTGTCTATCTTGTATTTCTGTTCCCTACAGCTAGAGGGCTTTGATTTCAAACCACAGGGGGAGCATGATGAGCAAATAGCTGTCAAAACCATTTTGGGGCGGAAACAGCCAATGGAAGGTTCGGTCAGCATCACTGCTTGTAAGGGGACAGTCCAAGAATCAGAGAAGAATCCAGGCCCCTGAGAGTTTCTTCGGTAAATGGAGTCCCTTAACTGTTAGTACAGGCTttgttccttcttcttttttttttttccctctactaCTTAGTAGCTTATTTTCAAGcagaacagggggaaaaaaaatccaatctccAACGCCTGGGCCAGAGCAGAGTAATCACCAGCAAAACAGCTGTTAACATGGCTGACGCTCAGTCCTATTAACTGCTTTAGTTAAGTTAAAGGACTGGCAGGAGAGAAATTCTGGCTGGCTGAGCAAGGAAAAACATTTCAGAGGTAAGTCACCAAAGACAGTAGCAGATGTCATGGAGCACAGAGCAGAAGCTACCAGGGACTTGACCGtctcaaagcaaagcaaaacagctGATAAATACTCAGCCAAGCCAACTGCCAATTATACAAGAACCTCAGAAGCCAGAGAGGGtgtgagtttattttattattttttttactaaaaaaattttttttaatgtttgtttttgagagggagacagacagagacagagcatgagtggcggggggaggggggtgggcagagagggagagggagacacagaatccgaagcaggcttcaggctctgagctagagtccgatgtggggctcgaactcacgaaccgtgagatcgtgacctgagctgaagttggatggttaaccgactgagccacccaggcgcccctagaagcttCTTTAATTAATAGTTCACCATTCTCTTCATCCACAGATCCGTCAGCCCACGTCTCTTCAAAGATCTAGGATGTTGCTTCAGGTAACTGCCCTCACCACAGGGAGCCAATCATGCAAACATGTAAATGTACGATTTGCAACTATAGCACTGTTGCAGTCTTAGGGTTACAAGTGGCTCCTAGGGTTCACAGGAGCCGGGAGCTAGTGAGCTAGAGAGCCAGTCGTTCAACCCCTTTTATTACGGCGCAGGGTCATGGCGACCAGGATAGGCTCCAGAGTGACGCGAGTGTGGGGCTGAATAGACAGTCCTGCCATTGCTCGTGGCGTGATGCTGCTAGTCATGTAGCcactctgagcctgtttccccatctgtgaagcaGGGATAATAGTCCCTCACTTAACGGGTGATGGAAAAATTACATGTGATCTAACAGGCAAAGCCTTTGGCACACAGTATCGTACCCAGCAAATGCTCAGAGAATGGGAGCTGTTCTCCCACGTCTATGAAGGCCCAGAAAGGTGCTGTTGGGTATCGCCATGTGGGTCCTATAAATTTCTACATCTCACGGTCATACCTACTAGAAAGTAACTTTGTAAGGAGAATTTGCAGATAAGAAAAGCTATTATGTAACGTTGTTAGGCTGTAACTTTGTCAAGTTGTGGCTATGAACATCCTCAGGCATTTGAGGATGAACACATTTTTTCTGTTAGGAGTCCATACGTTACTCAAAATCAGAGAGCACTGCTTTATCCCACAGCATTAGTATTGTTCAGTATTAGCTAGAACCCACTAAACTTTTCTTCCATCTCCATCtcttttttaaggaaatacagaCTTAGTAAAGCGACATTTGGGACTATGCTGGGCTGGACACACATGTACTGTAATCACTTCCGTGTTGTCTTTACCTCTTCAGATATCAGATAACAACGGGTGTGAAAACAACAGTGGACCCTGTAAGATTTCCAGAGTCCCATGCACTGTTTTCTAGGGCAGGGAATGGGCTGATCTATTACGGGCTCTCCCATCATCTAAGAGCTCTAGTTCTTTTGTCCGTACAAGGCGGTTACTGCATGACCGGGAAATTGCTCACGGCCTGCAGTTGACTGGAAGCAGAGGGCTAACCAGGCAGGATCAGAAGCAAAAGCAACGAGAATCCCGACTCCCTCCTTCACCAGCGATGACCTTGGGAAAAGCACGTGTGTCTGACCTTCAATTCCGTCTATATAATGGGGATGACGGTGTGCCCACATCACAGGACTGGTTCAGGTGAGTTACTGCACTATAAAAGGAAGGTGCTTTGTAAACACCAGAGCACCAAACGAGAAACCCCACCAACCAGACTGCTTCAGCCAGAGGACTCTGCTCACCGTGCTCTGGTCGTGTGCACACCCGAGCAGCGTCCGCAAGGCCTCTCACTCCAGCTCATCATGTCCTCAGCATCCTCCCACATCCCCCCTTTCCATAGCACCGGGACACCTTTCCTAGCATTCCAAGCACTGTGAAGAAACAAtccttctctctcccacacaTCACACACCAGCAACTTTCTATGGAAGAGACGTCAGttagtttaaaaatttattacaggtggtggggccggggggagggACGAATAGGTGAAACACAgaggaattttagggcagtgaagctATTCTGTGTGTTACTTAGTAGTATGGTCGACACACcccgttatatatatatatatatatatatatatatatatatatatatatatatatatatatatatatatatttgtctattcCCATGGGACGTCAAAGAGTGAACCCTTGTGTAACTATAAAGTCatgagtgataatgatgtgtcaatgtaggttgtAGGCCgtcattttaacaaatgtaccctctgggtgggtggggggtgataggagggaggctatgcatgtgtggggctTGGCAGGGGGCAGTATACAggaaatttctgtaccttctGACCAGGTTTgccatgaacctaaaactgctctaaaaagtaaaatccaCTAAAAAattgattacacacacacacacacacacacacacacacacacacacacccctactaCTGAGATGGGCTCtgacaaataagaaaatgtaagaaatctAACTCTTTATTTAACATCAAAGCTAACatcaagtgtttatttaaaaaaataatggcaccTGCTTTGAATAGGGTTGACAGTCTACGCAGAATTTACAATTTTAGGCTGACATGAAACTATATGGTATCtcaccaaatggaaattctagaaaagaccTCACAATAAACATTCTAGTTTCCATTTTCAGAACTGCTAACTACGGCCTAAACATAAACACAGAGCACGTTTTGTTGAAACATTTCTCTTAGGACAAACACAGGagacatgttttaaataaattaaaattgcaaCACATCAATTACTCCTAAAACAATCAAGGTACATTACTTTCCAGCTTCTTATAAACAGAGAATTGTACTGACTTTAGAAAATTATAGGTTAGTTCTGCTTTTTATCTTCTGGGTGACCAAACTCTTGTTCACTGTACCTTCTTTTAGCTTCCTAACCATTTTTGATGTAAATGGCCAATATTATTCTTTTCAGTGATTTATCCTTTTAGACCAACTCCTTCCTTAGCACGTGTGTTAAACTTCTTGAAACATTTCTCTCCAGCTAAAGCCCTGAATCTTAAATGCCATTTCACCCTACTCCTGGCTCACTcctcaaaattatagaaatatgcAGTAGAGGTTGTTTAATCACACATGCTCATTTTAATAAGCATACCGAAATGCTTTTCCAAACCAATACAATCATACTTAGATTCCATAAAAAGATGTTCCTATTTGATGCAAAACAATTTGGTATTTCAACTTCAATCCAAAAGGACAATAATAATTAGTTGCTTGAGGGACTCCAATTCCCATCACAGTTATTGATCCCATAATTAAACCTGATATGCTGGAGAAAAGGCAGGGCAGTAAACATACCTAGCAGGGCAATATTCCAATAAAAACAAGAGTGACAAAGTAGAAGGGCTAATTCCCACGGATGCTAATTGATGGAGAGGGATAACTGCGTTTGGGCCGTAATGGAAGCGGAGATCTCAGTCTGTCAACAGTTCATACTCATCACGTAAGCAAAACCACATGCTAGAAACCGGGGGCTGATCCTACTCTCTGTACAAAATCAGCAGTGGAGTACTTTTATTTACTGCTTCGCTGTGGtttgaattgggggggggggtggagttcAATGTTTTGTTCTGGCTTGATCATACTCAAAATGTAAACTGGGATAACTGATTCCAATACCCACATAAGaggatttttagatttttgttttgccCTTAGCGAACTATCATTATCTTGGTGATCATGAAAATAGTATGTCACAAAAAAATCCTGTGCTAGAATGCAATatccagtatctttttttaattttcatgtttattattgagagagagagaagaaaaacaagcacgactaggggaggggcagagagagagagggagacacggattcCTAAGCagagacgtcagcacagagcccaatgcagggcttgaactcatgaactgcaagatcatgacctgaactgaagtcggcacttaaccgactgagccacccagatgcccctgtatctTAAAGCACTCAGTGTGCTGAGAGAGCAGGTGCCTGACCATCCCATGACGGGCTTCATCTTTACTACGAATGAAAGGTGGGGAAAGGGATTAGCggacttaaatgtaaattaaataaccAATTCCATGATATATCCCAGTTGGAtcactatttttaattgaataatgtataaaattttacttaatctTACCCTTGTGCGGGAAAGGAAAGACAATGGGAGGGTTTATTCCTTAAGAGAGCAGTAAACCACAGAGGGTAAAGGTCTCCTTGGAGTGTATCAACTTATTAAAAAGCTTCATGAACTTTCAACAAGACTCTAAAATAAGCATGCCATGTAGGTTGAGCATACCCAAGTGAAAACAAAGTTATCTGACGTCTAGTGAGAACTGGTGGACGTACAGATTCTGTGCAAAAGAAGGCATGATCAAATGGGACGATTTAGACCCTAGATTTCAGAGCAGAGCCAGTTTCTAGCCGCTTCTGTTAACAGCTCCAGACTGGAGGGGGCAGAGTGTGTGGCTTTCCACTTCCTCCCCTACTTCTGCAGCGGAGAGGAGACACACGGATGCAGGTCTGGGAAGCGCCAAAGCGAATGTCGAGTGGAGCGTGGTGGCCAGTGAAGCTGGCCCACGTCCTGGGTCCTCCCCTGCAACCCTTAACCTCAAAGGGCtagaaatctctctccctctctctaaaaagtaacaGCAGTATCTACATCCGCCGCAACCTCTGGCATTTGCAAAGTGCCTCAGAAAGATGCGCAGAAATTGAGAGGCGCCCACCAGGACCCAGGGGTGGAAGCTGCATCCAGCCCTCAGCCGAATGGAGACTGACGCCCACAGGGGAAGGAGAATGCTGGCCATTAAAATACAGAAGCGAAAGAAAGCACACCgttctttctccctcccatccctggaTCTGGAACTCTTTTCTGTCCCCTGGGTTTGACGGATCACAGTGTATTTACAGCCAACTTGGCAGAACAAGGGCGAGTCTGATGGTGGAAGGGGACACGGCCATGAGATGGGGGTAGGGCTGCTGACTCTGTCCTCCCTGAATCCAAGATGCTTAACAGCCAAAGATTTCATGAAATGATCGTTACTGTTTCTAAGAAGCTTGAGTCCAGAATTAGATAGTGGGGACAGTTGAAGAAGTTTGTGAATTtactaaaaccactgaactgtCAAGTTAAAAGAAGAAAGCTTGAGTTGTCTAAGTCTCACACACGCTGGACTTGTACCAAATGCTCGACTGTTCCACTCTCTCAAACCATGGCGcactgtcacattttttttttttcaggagattTCCCCAAGAGCAGCTGTTCGCAAAATATTGCACTTAATTTAAATCCAGGCGATTTGatgttttctggaagaaaatgtaCACTAACATACATCTTTACGCCTTCAGAGAACAGAGCGGATGGCAGGAGGCAGGACTGAACAGCCGTTTCCATTAAAATCTTCtaacttcggggcacctgggtggcgcagtcggttaagtgtccgacttcagccaggtcacgatctcgcggtctgggagttcgagccccgcgttgggctctgggctgatgatggctcagagcctggagcctgtttccgattctgtgtctccctctctctctgcccctcccccgttcatgctctgtctctctctgtccccaaaataaatacacgttgaaaaaaaaaaaaaatcttctaactTCATTTTCAGtaggtacagagagaaagagacttaaAGGGGAGTATCATCTGGGCTGAAAGTAGTGAGTAGAATCCCTCAAACAGGTTGAGGATGTTAACTTCTGAATGCTTTCACCTCAGGGGAAGAAGTGCGGCCCCTCTATTACCTGGCCCCTCTATTACCTGGGATCTCAGGAAGATCCCGAGAGATGACAGACAGCCTTCGCGTGGACACTGGATCAATCTATGTGATTCCGGCTGGTCTCACAGGGTCATAAGAGGACCTTCTCAGTCTCCATCCAGGTCGACTGCTCCCCCTGATCCGACTGCCACCCCATTAGACCACACATCCTATTTCCCTCCTGCTTCCAGAGCGCCTACCTCAGTGCACTTTCGCTTTATAAAAGTACAATTCTGTTGtcgtaaagaaaaacaaaaaccccacgaCACGAgcatcatttgttttcatttgtggaGTGAGATTTGCGATCCCTCGCAAGCCAGGGAATAGAGTGAATCACATCCTCACAGGGGGTCTATCACAATTAAGATGTGCTGAAATACAAACCTCCAGAGTAGTGCTTACTGGACCCTGATGTTCAAGCCATGGCTTGATGTGGGATTTGGAAGAATTTCTACATGCTTGAAGGCAAGGCATTCAACGGCCACTTCAGATAAAATCAACGTGTGGCTCCCTGGATGTTAGAAGGTGAAAGCCCCACTCATAAATCTTCGCATCTTACCATTTAAAGTGCAAGACAAAACATCTAAGTTAGACGTCTGATGGATCAACAGGCGTGTCGTAAGATTTCCGTGTTACTTGTGAGTCACGCACGACTGACCGCTATAGACACTGGGAACAGGTGGGGCCTAGGGTCCTCTGGACAAGTGGACTGGATGACACAGGATTTTCTGTACTTTCAAAGGCCACGAGGGTTCACCGTGGCCAATGCGCGTACTTCCCCTCCCCAAGTGCTGCTACATCCTTGCTGCTAACAGGACTCAGGGAAAAAATGCAACCACAAGCAACAGTGAAGCTCGACTGTGAGAGAGacttaagagagagacagagacttaaAATCCCTTTTCTTCTGGATCATTAATTATGTCAAATGCTCAATAACCAGAGGCTGGCCATGCTGGGCTAGTCAGGTGGGCAGAAGATCTGGTGTGATTAAGGCAGTGAGCGACGTGGGGAGAGCTCTGAAACAGATTCATATTCGCTAAGGATGGGGACTGAGCCGGCAAGTACTACCGTGTGGAGGGAACTGTAGTTATTTACAATGCACAGCCCAGGCCTGGTCACCTCTAGTCAGCACAACCCCgttcatttgaaaatttggtAGGATGcacagttttctttaaaacataaatctgaaAGAACCTGAAGACAGGAACCCGCGGCTTCATCTGGGTATTATGATCCTTTCTATGGCACACAGAATATGGTCCCAGTTTTTACAAAATATCGCAAGAAGAGTCACGGCGAAGAAAGTGCCGAGAATGTGGAAGCGGCTCTTCATCATGGGCGAGACAAACTTGGCAATGGTAGACACACACACTAGGATGACAGTCATGAAGGCCAGGATCACGTTTATGCACCTCCCCAGGAGCACTTTGGCATTCACGGTGTCTGTCTGCAGGACTTGCTGCTCTTGCTGGTGGAGCTCCAGCTTAGAAATGCGAGTCTGGCAGGATTCCAAGGCTTCCTGTGGGCAAGAGGGAGAGCAAGGGTCACACGCTGTCGGGACCATGGGCAACACGTGAGCACATGCTTGGACGTGCGCGGAAGCTCCCTGGCTCAGGACACTCGATGCTGAGGCAGCTTCCAACAGCCAAGCTGACGGCGATGATGATGACAAAGAAGGGAAACGAGAATCCCAAGGCTCATTTATTCTGTTATTCACGGACAGAACGAACAACCATAAAATACCATAAACGGGGACTTACGgttaagtattttgaaataaagcaCATAAACTACTGGCATCCGTTGGTATCATCAGGACCAAACCAGAGGAGGGGTAGGCCACTGTGGGACAGGCGACTACCCCCCGCCATGGAGTAGGTGGTACCTATTTCCACTGCTCAGTGGATGTATGCATCCACTTCTATAGACTGTGGAGGATGAAGGGAGAAGGATGGGGACAGGACTGACCACGGGCGACTCGGCTGTCACTTGCTCTCTGAATGCTGTTACTCAGGACACTATCCGCTGCTGCACATCCTTCCCAGAGCTCGTTCTTTCTAAGGCTTCAATCGCTAAGACACAGAGGACCCCAAGTGTCTCTCTGGCCAAGTCACCTCCTCTGAGTTTGACTCATGTATCTACATGGCTCCTTGACATCCCCCTCTGAGCTTCTCAGCAGCACCTGGAATGCAACATGTCCAAGTGCGGATTCACATACCGCACCCTCTCCTGCACCTGCCGTCGGTCCTGCTTCCCTTCTGGTGCTCCTTTCCTCAGAAAACAGCACCTGGCTCGGCCGGTTCCTCCCACCAGACACTCATTTCCGCTAATCCGTCCCCCGCCCTGTCGATGCGACCTACAGCATCTATCTTTAGGGGcccatttctctcccctcccaGTCTCCACCCCCGCCTGCCCCGCTCACCATGCTCTGGCCATGCTGGCTTTTTAAAGTTTGGAAAAGGAGCATGTTCGGGGCCTTTGTACATGCATATACTGTGCCTGAAACGTTTGgttccccactccctcccctcctcaccggTGGATCTCCCTCCCCTCTCAGGTCCCACCTGGGAAGCCGTCCCAGCCCCATCGGACGATGTGAAGTttcccccagccctctcccccaaCCAGAAGACCACAGCTGCACAAGGATGGGGACTAGGCCACCCGCTGTTACCCCAGCAAAGGGCCGGCCATGCTGCGGGGAGCAGACGGGCACCAGGAAGGAGGCATGAGGCTCATGAGAGGAAACTCTGTGCCTCTTGGGAGAACAGGACCTGACTAGAGGTGGTACAACGAGCCCCTTTTCAGTTCACCAGCCTACTGTCTAACTCGTTTACCAACATGTGCTTGCTTGGTTACAACACAGCCATCTTGTCAGGTTTTAAACAACCATAACAGCTGTAACACCGATTCGCTTTTCTTCCGCTGAATATACTCTATGGGCCAAAGAACAGAGTTCTCTGTTACTATAGTAACTTTC
This genomic window contains:
- the LOC109501727 gene encoding uncharacterized protein LOC109501727, whose protein sequence is MGPVGSGRWEDRTRPRSAVGSGTLRTFPGPTQKLRLDPVGSGEPLRGLSRGTTWSDLHFRKITLAGAWEMAWRGRGRAKPDTGRTILEAVTTVPGRNNGGRNHGGGRSVSPRLFKDLGCCFRRLLHDREIAHGLQLTGSRGLTRQDQKQKQRESRLPPSPAMTLGKARVSDLQFRLYNGDDGVPTSQDWFRGRSAAPLLPGPSITWDLRKIPRDDRQPSRGHWINLCDSGWSHRVIRGPSQSPSRSTAPPDPTATPLDHTSYFPPASRAPTSVHFRFIKVQFCCRKEKQKPHDTSIICFHLWSEICDPSQARE